A genomic segment from Bacillota bacterium encodes:
- a CDS encoding ABC transporter ATP-binding protein, producing the protein MLRLDDVYAGYGGGDILRGVDLTLEAGTVTCVIGPNGAGKSTLLRTISGVLRPRRGQICFLGSPIGRRTPREILELGIVQVPQNRSLFPQMTVEENVRLGAYILRDRAAVERRFQEVAEIFPIIRERARDRAGSLSGGQQKLVEFARCLMLDPKLILLDEPSMGLEPRILGKVLDTVELLCRSGRIVLLVEQNARQALEVSHRGIVMESGRVLLDESADRVLHNPRISELYLGGGVAGAG; encoded by the coding sequence ATTCTTAGGCTGGACGACGTCTACGCGGGCTACGGAGGCGGGGACATCCTGCGCGGGGTTGATCTGACGCTGGAGGCGGGCACCGTCACCTGTGTGATCGGGCCGAACGGCGCAGGGAAGTCCACCCTGCTCCGCACCATCAGCGGAGTGCTCCGCCCGCGACGGGGCCAGATCTGCTTCCTGGGTTCCCCCATCGGTCGGCGCACCCCGCGGGAGATCCTGGAGCTCGGCATCGTGCAGGTGCCCCAGAACCGAAGCCTCTTCCCGCAAATGACGGTCGAGGAGAACGTGCGACTTGGCGCCTACATCCTCCGCGACCGCGCCGCCGTGGAGAGGCGTTTCCAAGAGGTGGCGGAGATCTTTCCGATCATCCGGGAACGTGCGAGAGACCGGGCGGGTTCCCTCTCGGGCGGCCAGCAGAAACTTGTGGAATTTGCACGTTGCTTGATGCTGGATCCGAAGCTGATTCTTCTGGACGAACCCTCCATGGGACTGGAACCGCGGATCCTGGGCAAGGTGCTGGACACCGTGGAACTGCTCTGCCGTTCGGGGCGGATCGTCCTCCTGGTCGAGCAGAACGCCCGCCAGGCGTTGGAGGTCAGCCACCGCGGTATCGTCATGGAGTCGGGGCGCGTGCTTCTGGACGAGAGCGCCGACCGCGTTCTTCACAACCCCAGGATCTCCGAACTCTACCTGGGAGGCGGTGTCGCCGGGGCCGGCTGA
- a CDS encoding GAF domain-containing protein: MVEAAAALRLGRLNWAGFDLLRPAGDELVLGPFQGKPACVRIRVGQGVCGTALARRETLVVEDVRRFPGHIACDPASRSERVVPLFTGDGEPCGVLDLDSPVAGWFDRTDAEGLEGFARLLERRVDWAAALAALRGSP; the protein is encoded by the coding sequence CTGGTCGAGGCCGCCGCGGCGCTCCGGCTCGGCCGCCTCAACTGGGCGGGCTTCGACCTCCTTCGCCCGGCGGGCGACGAGCTGGTGCTCGGGCCTTTCCAGGGGAAGCCGGCCTGCGTCCGCATCCGCGTGGGGCAGGGGGTCTGCGGCACCGCTCTGGCGCGGCGGGAGACGCTGGTGGTGGAGGACGTCCGGCGCTTCCCCGGGCACATCGCCTGCGACCCCGCCTCGCGCTCGGAGCGGGTGGTGCCGCTCTTCACCGGCGACGGTGAGCCGTGCGGCGTGCTCGACCTCGACAGCCCGGTCGCCGGGTGGTTCGACCGCACCGACGCCGAGGGGCTGGAAGGCTTCGCACGCCTGCTCGAGCGCCGCGTCGACTGGGCGGCCGCCCTCGCCGCCCTGCGCGGCTCGCCGTAG
- a CDS encoding LacI family transcriptional regulator has product MPKRPVTVRDVAARAQVDPSTVSRVLAGKPARSETRQRVLQAAAELGYSPNAIARSLRLRHAFSVGVLVPDITNPFFAEVIDGAQAEAEQHGYFLLLMNTREDMETAQAYLRVLEESRVDGLMLATALTQDRLIEELRRKQVPFVLVNRRTEEEGDHYVIVDGQKGAYMAVEHLVRLGHRRIAHISGPLYTNTALDRLQGYRLALREFGLDFAEEYVAEAHFQQASGRRAMERLLQLRPRPTAVFCANDLIALGALSACHEAGLHVPGDVSLVGFNDIELASQISPPLTTVAAWPRRMGAEAARMLIERIEGGSPSRHHLVLEPRLVVRGSTGPVPVEA; this is encoded by the coding sequence ATGCCCAAGCGCCCGGTGACGGTCCGCGACGTGGCGGCCCGCGCCCAAGTCGACCCCTCCACGGTCTCCCGCGTGCTGGCGGGCAAGCCCGCGCGCAGCGAGACGCGCCAGCGGGTCCTCCAGGCGGCCGCGGAGCTGGGCTATTCGCCCAACGCCATCGCCCGCAGCCTGCGCCTGCGCCACGCCTTCAGCGTGGGCGTGCTGGTGCCGGACATCACCAACCCCTTCTTCGCCGAGGTGATCGACGGAGCGCAGGCGGAGGCGGAGCAGCACGGGTACTTCCTGCTGCTGATGAACACCCGCGAGGACATGGAGACCGCCCAGGCCTACCTGCGCGTGCTGGAGGAGAGCCGGGTGGACGGCCTGATGCTGGCCACCGCCCTGACCCAGGACCGTCTCATCGAGGAGCTGCGCCGGAAGCAGGTGCCCTTCGTGCTGGTCAACCGCCGCACCGAGGAGGAGGGCGACCACTACGTCATCGTGGACGGCCAGAAGGGGGCCTACATGGCGGTCGAACACCTCGTACGGCTGGGCCACCGCCGCATCGCCCACATCTCCGGGCCGCTCTACACCAACACGGCGCTCGACCGCCTGCAGGGCTATCGGCTGGCGTTGCGCGAATTCGGTCTCGACTTCGCCGAGGAGTACGTGGCGGAGGCCCACTTCCAGCAGGCCAGCGGGCGGCGCGCCATGGAGCGGCTCCTGCAGCTCCGGCCCCGTCCCACGGCCGTCTTCTGCGCCAACGACCTGATCGCGCTGGGCGCCCTCTCCGCCTGCCACGAGGCCGGGCTGCACGTCCCCGGAGACGTCTCGCTGGTGGGCTTCAACGACATCGAGCTCGCCTCACAGATCAGCCCGCCGCTGACGACCGTCGCCGCCTGGCCGCGGCGCATGGGCGCCGAGGCCGCGCGCATGCTGATCGAGCGCATCGAGGGAGGAAGCCCTTCCCGCCACCACCTCGTCCTCGAACCCCGGCTGGTGGTGCGCGGCTCCACCGGGCCGGTGCCGGTGGAGGCGTAG